AAGAGAGTCGAATTTCTTGGTCCATGAATTTGTTTGGAGATGGCTGCGACAGTGGCCTGATAAAGAGCAGTTCGTAGGTACTGAGAGCCTCGTTTAGATATTCGATTCTTCTTCGATTTGAAGGTTCCCGATTCGTGAACAGCTGAGTCAAGCCCGGCAAAAGCTGCTAGTTGTTTCACGGAGGGGAACCTTTTTATATCTCCGATTTCAGCGATTAACATGGCGGCTGTTAATGGACCAACGCCTGGAATGGTTCGAAGAAGATGGTAGATTTCAATAGATTCGGCGAGTGTTTGCATGGTTTGTAAGAGATCACTCATGCAATCCTGGTAAGTCTTAAGAAGATGGATATATTGCATAAGAACTACTCTCTGGGCTTGAATCGCATGAAGATCTGGAAGGCTGTGTCTAGCGATTTCAAGTAACTCCTGAAGCTTAGATTCGTTCCAAGCTCGACCACGGCGATTGGAAAGTAGCAGCGTAATAATCTCCTCATGCTCAGCAGCTAAAAGCTCAGAAGGGGTAGGGAAACGAGATAATAATTCCAGGGAAGTTCGATTGCAGACCTTGTGAAAAGCCTTGTCATATCCCGGGAAGAGAAGATCAAGAACAGCACGAAAATGAAGCTGAGTCTCACCGTATAAACCCATCCAGTGCTGGGATTGACGACAAATTACACGGAGTTGTTGAATAGATTCACTTAGCTGTACTTGAGGTTGAGGAGATTGGAAGTAGAAAACATGAGCAATACGAATAGCATCGATGGGATCGGTTTTGATTTTGCGAACGGCTTTTTGTTTCAGCTGATGAGTAGGTATTGGATTCAGAAGAACGACGGAATAACCGTGAGAAGAAAAGAACGAGACCAGAGGTTTTGAATAGTTTCCTGTGGCTTCGAGGACAACTTTAGGCTCCTGATCCGTGACATTCTTCATCTGCTCCAAGATAGCGAAGAGTCGATGAAGATCCTCATTTGTGTGGATGAATGAAAAAGGTTTGTACATACAGTCATGATAGGAAAGAAAAGCAGCAGCAACACTTTTACCTTTAGCAACATCGATACTAAGAACAGGTTGATTCATATAATCTCCTTGAAATAACCGGGGCCAGCACTTTCGCTCTCCACAGGTTGGCACGGTGATACGGGTTCTAGACTAAGGCCAGCTGAATCGGGGTATGAACAAAAGGCTAGGGCGTGCAACACTTTATGCGACAGGATTTATGTCCTAACAATGCATACGTTTTTCAGCCCGGTGTTTTCTCCAGTATAAAGAAAAAGTTCATCCCCGAACCAGTCGGGTATGAACTGAGAATACCAACATAGCATTCGCGCTGCGTGCCCTTGAACTGCAGAAGCAAAGGCGAAGAGGCTACAGCTGCAGATAACCCTGCGAGGCTAAGTCTGGCGACCCGGCGCTGACGCGCCTTAAGTCTCTCGGGTTCGTGAATGCGGAAAAAAATAAAGGAAGAGTTAGTTGAAGTACCATACAATAATTTAGATTTTTTAAGATCATATGAAAAACTGAAAGTACCGGATAAAGAATTTATATTGAAAATATTTCATGGGGGACAGATTTCGTAGGTAGTTCGAAGAAGGCATCATCATCACCTAACATCGTTTTCCCACTTCGGCCGGCTGTACCGACCTTGGTCTGAGATGAATTTCGAGGAAGTGTATTCATCAGCAGACACACCTTCATCGACTAACCGCATCGCGGTCGCCCTTCGGACTTAAGTCGGTGAGGCGTCAGGAACACAATAACGTTAGATGAAATAAGGCAATAATTACATTGATTTGAGTTCACGCTACTCAGCTTGACGGTTGCTTGGTTAGCTCGAAGCAATCCGGACAGAGTGGAACCTTTTGAAAGCATCAAATACGCTCTCTTAAAACCGCCGTGATGGCGGTTTTTGTTATAATAAGATTATCTTTCAAGAAAAAGGAGTATTTCTATTGAATCTTGCTGTTCCTGTTATACAGTCACAATTGATGCAGATATTGCTTAACGTTTCCGTTATTCGCCCTGTCTTTATTTGGGGTGCCCCAGGGATTGGAAAATCAGCTTTAGTTGAATCATTTGCCGATCAAGTCGGACTTCCATGTGTTTCACTTTTAGGCTCTCAGCTTGCGCCAGAAGATATTATTGGCGTACCTCAGATCGTTGACGGCAAAAGTCAATTTTGTCCACCCAAAATGATTGCTCGCAATGAACCTTACTGTTTATTTTTGGACGAACTTAATGCTTGCTCGCAAGAAGTTCAAAAAGCTTTTTACAGTCTTATTCATGAGCGTCGAATTGGTGATTATCATCTTCCAGAAGGCTCGATTGTAATCGGTGCAGGCAACCGTGCGCAAGATAGTGCAATTGTAAAACCGATGTCCTCTGCGCTCATTAACCGTATGTTTCATGTCCAACTTAATGTATCGTTTCAAGACTGGATTTCTTGGGCGTACGAAAACGAAATTCATCCGATAGTTATTGAATATTTAGAGTCTCGCCCCGATCATCTGTGGAGTGCCCCTCCGAAAACGGAAGAACCGTTTTCCACACCCCGATCCTGGCATATGCTTTCGGATGCACTTCGCGAGTTTGGCGATAATTTGTCACCAGAAGTGGTCGGTATTTTAGCGGGTGGATCTTTAACTCCTGCTCATGCAACACAATTTAAAGCTTTTTACAAAAATCTAAGTGGTAAATATCAATTAAATGCTATTTTAGAGGGTAAAATTTCATTTCCGTCTGCTGCAGAAGATCGTGATGTTCTCTATTTTCTGGCTCAATCTTTTCGAGCACAAATTATTAAAGAGCTTCCCGTTCGAAAAGATGATATCAGTGGGAATCATAGGCAGTTTGCTCACACGGTAAAAAAATTGATTAAAGACTTGTCTGGCATTAGTTTCGAAATTGCACAGCTCGTTGTTGCAAAAAATGAACAATCCTCTAACATTCCTGACTGGCTGATGGTAGAAATTGTTCGTGATTTACCACGGCTCGCCGTTAAAGATAAGGGGTAAAGATGTCAAAAAAATCGACACTTGAAAATCCAGCTTTAAAACAATTCCAAGCAGCAGTAGAGATAATTGAAAACCATCCTATTTTTTCGCCTTTATGTTCAAGAACGAGTATTGTCCATCGTGACGGGACCCCTTATCCAATAAATGGTTGGGCAACCGTTACAAAAGGTGGATATATTTACACGCATCCTAAACGCCGAGGCGAAACCTCAGAGTGGGTCTATGTGCTTGCTCATTGTTTGTTGCATTTAGGACTTAGTCATTTGAAAACGAAAGAACATCCAGTGGCATGGAATGCAGCTTGTGATTTGTACATTGCCAAATTTCTTGCTGATTTGAAACTAGGAACACCTCCTTCTGATATGGAAACACGGACAGATATGACCGTAAAGGATGAGGAGTTTCTTTATGAGCAATTTTGTGCACGGGGCGTGCCGGAAGTTTTGAAATATTTTGGCACAGCAGGTGTAGCAAGTTCGGATATGGATGTTCGGGATACAGCAGCGCGTAGCTATTGGGGGGGAGAACCCGAATGGGAAAAATACTTTGCAATTGGGTTATCTAATGCGGTCACAAGTGCTGTAAGTGTGGCGGGAGGTCACTCTACTTCTTTAACGGATTCTACGAATGTTAAAAGTGCTGCGCAACGGGCAAAACGGTGGTTTATGGACCGTTATCCATTGCTCGGCGCACTTGCTTCCGGTTTTACAATTATTGAAGACCAAACCATCTGTCAACGATTAAGTATTTCCATTGCGGCTATTGATGTTGTAGAACGCGAAATTTACATGAATCCAGCAGCTGGACTAACCGACGAAGAATGTATTTTTGTGATGGCGCATGAGTTATTACACGCAGGTCTTCAGCATCATGAACGCTGCCAAGGTCGCGATCCTTATTTGTGGAATGTCGCTTGTGATTATGTCATCAACCTGTGGTTGGTTGAAATGCAAGTTGGTGAATATCCTAAAATTGGTCTACTTTTGGACCCAGAGTTGAAAGGTTTATCTGCAGAATCGGTTTACGACAAAATGGTTGGAGATATCCGCTTATATAGAAAATTAGCTACGCTTCGCGGCAATGGGTTAGGCGATATGATTGGCAAAGGTGATCCGGCGCTCTGGGATGTTCGAAATGGGCAAACGCTGGATGATTTTTGCAAAAATGCACTCCAACAAGGTTTAATGTATCACGAAGAACAAGCTAGGGGTTTACTTCCTTCTGGGCTTGTTGAAGAAATTAGAGCACTTGGTCAACCTCCGATAAAATGGGACGTTGAGCTTGCCAAATGGTTTGATTCATATTTTTCTCCACTTGAAAAAACGCGGTCCTATGCCCGTGTCAGCCGTCGCCAATCTTCAACTCCAGATATCCCAAGACCTCAATGGGTTCACAGCGGTTCATCTGAGGATGGGCGTACGTTTGGTGTGATCTTGGATACGTCTGGTTCAATGGATAAAAAGTTGCTCGCTAAGGCGCTTGGTGCTATTGCTAGTTACGCACAAGCTAGAGACGTACCTTTTGCTCGTCTTGTGTTTTGCGATGCAGCTCCTTACGATGCGGGTTATGTTGCCCCGGAGACAATCGCCGATCGTGTGCAAGTTAGAGGTAGAGGGGGTACCGTTTTGCAGCCTGCGATTGATTTAATTACTCATGCTGAGGATTTTCCGAAAAATGGCCCACTTTTAATTATTACCGATGGTTATTGCGACAAACTAACCATTCGACGAGAACATGCTTATTTATTGCCAAAAGGAAATGAACTACCTTTTTCTCCAAAAGGTCCTGTTTTCCGTATTGATTAAGAAACAATAACAGAAAGAATAATTACGCACTGAGCAAGCTGAGGTTTAAAAGTAATTAATAAGGAGCCTCATGCTTTACAGGAAGTACAATGGTTTCTTATTCATGACATGCCAGATAATATTACGATTACAACGGAGTACGCTCTTGAACAGTTGAAATGATAAAAGGAATTATAATTTTTTAAAACTCGAATGCAAAAAATCTATTTTCACGAGAAATCTGTCTCAACATTCGTAATATCAAATGATAAATGTTTAGAGATAAACGGCACAGTCAAAGAGATATGAATAAAAGGCTTCGGAGACAGGAGACCTGTAGGTGTCACAAATGTGATCTGCGGGTCTTTTTTGTAAGAATGTGTTGTTATATTGGTGGATAACTTGCAACGGCCGGTAAGATCGCCTTTACGATCTTATCGGATACAGCGTATTAGCTGCTTCGCAATATATGGAGTTGTATTAACCGGAGTAATGGATTTTCTCGGGCCAATCGTACGAAAGGCACTTGACAGAGCGTTCTGTGTAGAAGGTGTTTTAACATGCGAAAAACCGGTCCAATGTAGCGAAAAGGTGAGTATTCACGTGTTGAGACATTCCTTTACAAAGCATTTACTGTAAGGAGGCTAAGGTTATATACAAGAGTTACTGGGGTACCAAAGCAGGCGAACAACAGAGCGTTAAACTCATGTGTATATGAAGGACGCCAGATAGATTAATAGCCCGCTAGATTATTGAAATCGGGGTATTACGGAGGGGAGTTCGTAGATATCCTGATGAAAGGAGTGTTTACGAAGTACGGGAATACACGTAATATGGTAGTATTCACGAAGTTCGTAGATAAGACGTTATGTGAAATCACAGTGTGACACTTAATGAAAGCATCTAAAGGAGGCTTGTATGAAGACAATTATCTATATGGTTAGGCATGGAGAATCACCATACAATGAAGGAAATGAAAGAACAAGAGGGCTTACCCCAAAAGGAAAGATCGATATTGAAAAAGTAACGAAGTTACTTATAGGTGAAGGAATAGACATGATTATATCAAGTCCTTATACTCGAGCAATTCTTAGTGTTGAGGGATTGGCCGAGCACTTAAAGTTAGATATTAAAGTATTTGAAGATCTTAGAGAACGACATTTTGCATCTTATATTATTGAAAATGCAGAGTTAATGTCTAGTATCAGAGAGAGTTTTAATGACCCTGATTATACCTTGCCGGGTGGAGAGTCTAATGCTGATTGTCAGAAAAGAGCAATCTCAGTTCTAAAACCCATATTAAAAGAGCACAGAGGGAAGAAAATAGCAATCGGGACTCATGGTCTTGTAATGACTTTGATGATGAATCATTTTGATTCAGCTTTTGGCTTGGAGTTTTTGGATCAATTAAAGAAACCAGATATTTATAAAATGCAATTCGAGGACTTAGAATTAGAAGAAGTAACAAGAATGTGGAATGATTAGATTTCCTAAGGTTTATCGAAGAGGACTGTGACATCACATAACAGAGTATTCACGCTGCGGGGGACAAGCCCCCTTGGTCTGCCCGAAGCAATTCGGTGAAGTATGAGCAGGCAGACAACCCTACGAGGCTAGGTGGCTAAGCCACCCAGTCGCATGCGCTCCTTTAAGCCTCTCGGGTTCGTGAATACAAGAACGTTATATGAAGTTCTGATAATAAATAATATTGGTTAAGATAAATCTGAGAGGTATGAAAGAGATGGAAAAAATCAAAGCTATAAAAACCGAATTAGGTGAAATTCATGGAAGAGACGCGATCTTCCTTGATGATATTCAATTCAATTATCAAAAGAATGAAGTTAAATTAATTGGTGAGATAAATGGGCAATTATGTACAGAATCAGATGATGATGAGTTTATTGGATACGAATTGCTATTCAAGAAAGTTTATTACTTTAATATGGTTGAGTTAGATGTAAGTTTACAGATGTTTGATAATCCATACAATGAGTGTTGTAGTTTTGGGGAAATATTTAATACAAAAATACTTAGAGATATAAAGACTGCAAGAGATCTGGAGTTAAAGCAATATGTAATATATACATATGACGACGTTTTCGTTATTGCATGTCAAGAATTCGAATTAAAATTAAAGAAATAAGAACAGCAGGCAATAAATTAGAAGGCTGATTCAGAGAAGCCCAGAACTTCATATAACATGGTATCTACGCTGCGGGCCACGCCCTTGGTTCGCAAGTAGTATGAAGCAGAGAAGCTAAATCAGCGATGAATCCTGCGAGGCTAAGTCCGTCGAACCCGACGCGGAGAACCTTAAGCCTCTAGGGATCGTAGATACAGAAACGTTATCGGAAATAAGCGGAAGGCAAGATAACTACTTTTTAAGCAATTCGAAGAAACAGTTGGCATCGCATAACACCATATTCACGTTTCGGTCCATTCGGCCCTCGGTCCGGCAGAAGTAAGATGAGATTTCGGGTATGTAATTAGCAGCAATGAAGTAGATTCAGCCGGACACACCGGTACCACCTAACCGCATCGCAACCGCCCTTCGGGCTTAAGGTGGTTGGGCGTCGTGTATACACAAACGTTAGACGACATCATTGCAAAAATAATATATAATTTATTTGTAAAGAATCAGAGCTGAAGCTGGTGTATCGAGGAATTACAAAGAAGTTAAGTAATTATTAAAAGAATTTACAAACACAGAATACAAATAGGAGATACAAAATGGACGAGTTTACGAAGAAACGGATTATAAAAATAATGGAAGAATATACAAAAAATGCAGTGCCGGAACATGTGAAAAACCAGATAAAGATTAATTATAAAATTAGAGGAAACAACGTGACATTAATTGAAGAAAGACAAGCTTTCAAAAGTGACCAGTGGGTTCAAATGCCTGTTGCACAGTTTAGATTAAAT
Above is a window of Paenibacillus uliginis N3/975 DNA encoding:
- a CDS encoding vWA domain-containing protein, producing the protein MSKKSTLENPALKQFQAAVEIIENHPIFSPLCSRTSIVHRDGTPYPINGWATVTKGGYIYTHPKRRGETSEWVYVLAHCLLHLGLSHLKTKEHPVAWNAACDLYIAKFLADLKLGTPPSDMETRTDMTVKDEEFLYEQFCARGVPEVLKYFGTAGVASSDMDVRDTAARSYWGGEPEWEKYFAIGLSNAVTSAVSVAGGHSTSLTDSTNVKSAAQRAKRWFMDRYPLLGALASGFTIIEDQTICQRLSISIAAIDVVEREIYMNPAAGLTDEECIFVMAHELLHAGLQHHERCQGRDPYLWNVACDYVINLWLVEMQVGEYPKIGLLLDPELKGLSAESVYDKMVGDIRLYRKLATLRGNGLGDMIGKGDPALWDVRNGQTLDDFCKNALQQGLMYHEEQARGLLPSGLVEEIRALGQPPIKWDVELAKWFDSYFSPLEKTRSYARVSRRQSSTPDIPRPQWVHSGSSEDGRTFGVILDTSGSMDKKLLAKALGAIASYAQARDVPFARLVFCDAAPYDAGYVAPETIADRVQVRGRGGTVLQPAIDLITHAEDFPKNGPLLIITDGYCDKLTIRREHAYLLPKGNELPFSPKGPVFRID
- a CDS encoding histidine phosphatase family protein, producing the protein MKTIIYMVRHGESPYNEGNERTRGLTPKGKIDIEKVTKLLIGEGIDMIISSPYTRAILSVEGLAEHLKLDIKVFEDLRERHFASYIIENAELMSSIRESFNDPDYTLPGGESNADCQKRAISVLKPILKEHRGKKIAIGTHGLVMTLMMNHFDSAFGLEFLDQLKKPDIYKMQFEDLELEEVTRMWND
- a CDS encoding DUF3024 domain-containing protein, which gives rise to MDEFTKKRIIKIMEEYTKNAVPEHVKNQIKINYKIRGNNVTLIEERQAFKSDQWVQMPVAQFRLNKIKWEVFWRDSKERWHFIDDIEPDEDFEKQLEIVDKDNNGIFWG
- a CDS encoding AAA family ATPase, producing the protein MNLAVPVIQSQLMQILLNVSVIRPVFIWGAPGIGKSALVESFADQVGLPCVSLLGSQLAPEDIIGVPQIVDGKSQFCPPKMIARNEPYCLFLDELNACSQEVQKAFYSLIHERRIGDYHLPEGSIVIGAGNRAQDSAIVKPMSSALINRMFHVQLNVSFQDWISWAYENEIHPIVIEYLESRPDHLWSAPPKTEEPFSTPRSWHMLSDALREFGDNLSPEVVGILAGGSLTPAHATQFKAFYKNLSGKYQLNAILEGKISFPSAAEDRDVLYFLAQSFRAQIIKELPVRKDDISGNHRQFAHTVKKLIKDLSGISFEIAQLVVAKNEQSSNIPDWLMVEIVRDLPRLAVKDKG
- a CDS encoding IS110 family transposase — translated: MNQPVLSIDVAKGKSVAAAFLSYHDCMYKPFSFIHTNEDLHRLFAILEQMKNVTDQEPKVVLEATGNYSKPLVSFFSSHGYSVVLLNPIPTHQLKQKAVRKIKTDPIDAIRIAHVFYFQSPQPQVQLSESIQQLRVICRQSQHWMGLYGETQLHFRAVLDLLFPGYDKAFHKVCNRTSLELLSRFPTPSELLAAEHEEIITLLLSNRRGRAWNESKLQELLEIARHSLPDLHAIQAQRVVLMQYIHLLKTYQDCMSDLLQTMQTLAESIEIYHLLRTIPGVGPLTAAMLIAEIGDIKRFPSVKQLAAFAGLDSAVHESGTFKSKKNRISKRGSQYLRTALYQATVAAISKQIHGPRNSTLFQFYQQKRNEGKPAKVAIVATSHKLLRIIFGMWNSGRAFQAG